One segment of Deinococcus roseus DNA contains the following:
- a CDS encoding rhamnulokinase — protein sequence MSAETRHVAIDLGASSGKIALVTVRPDGLEVQEIHRFDNIPVETPQGLYWNMLSLWKDIVAGLRKLSGQNIHSIGVDTWAVDFALLDEHDLLLDGVHHYRDPRTNGIMERVQDEYGSWKVYQRNGIQFLPFNTLYQLLSVKQDHPQLLTQARTLLMVPDLLHFWLTGVKKTERTNASTTQFLHASTGQWDTLLLEDLGLPHHFLPQITEGGEGAFPLREDLQQELNFPSVKVVPPGTHDTASAVVAVPAEGENWAYISSGTWSLVGTELEHPVLTEEAFERNFTNELGVSGTVRYLKNVMGLWILQECRRSWGHADYLELYREADEARDTSLFDVDDRRFLAPGLDMPARIQTWCKEHGGEVPTTRGEVVRAVLRSLARQYGQVIKDLQSTTGKTLQQLHIVGGGAHIEPLCQWTANETGLTVLAGPTDGTLLGNALTQAMFVRGWSLSEAREKLKQNIKPRVFTPAVLQV from the coding sequence ATGTCCGCTGAGACCCGGCACGTTGCCATCGACCTGGGGGCCTCCAGCGGCAAGATTGCCCTGGTGACCGTCCGACCGGACGGACTTGAGGTGCAAGAGATTCACCGCTTCGACAACATTCCAGTGGAGACCCCCCAGGGGCTCTACTGGAACATGCTTTCCCTCTGGAAAGACATCGTTGCGGGCCTGAGGAAACTCTCCGGTCAAAACATCCACTCCATCGGGGTGGACACCTGGGCGGTGGATTTTGCCCTGCTCGACGAGCATGACCTGCTTCTGGATGGGGTGCACCACTACCGGGACCCTCGCACAAACGGCATCATGGAGAGGGTGCAAGACGAATACGGCAGCTGGAAGGTGTACCAGCGAAACGGCATCCAGTTCCTGCCGTTCAACACCCTGTACCAGTTGCTCTCCGTGAAACAGGACCACCCCCAGTTGCTCACCCAGGCCAGAACCCTCCTGATGGTCCCGGACCTGCTGCACTTCTGGCTGACGGGCGTGAAGAAAACCGAGCGCACCAACGCCAGCACCACCCAGTTCCTGCATGCCAGCACCGGGCAGTGGGACACCCTGCTCCTCGAAGACCTGGGGCTCCCCCACCACTTCCTGCCTCAGATCACAGAGGGAGGTGAGGGGGCATTCCCACTCCGGGAGGACCTGCAACAAGAATTGAACTTTCCTTCGGTCAAAGTGGTGCCACCCGGCACCCACGACACCGCTTCCGCCGTGGTGGCTGTTCCTGCAGAGGGGGAAAACTGGGCGTACATCTCCTCAGGCACCTGGTCCCTGGTCGGCACCGAACTGGAACACCCGGTGCTCACCGAAGAGGCTTTTGAGCGGAACTTCACCAACGAACTCGGGGTCTCAGGCACCGTCAGATACCTCAAGAACGTGATGGGCCTGTGGATCCTGCAGGAATGCCGTCGCAGCTGGGGGCATGCGGACTACCTGGAACTCTACCGGGAGGCCGATGAAGCCCGGGACACCTCCCTTTTCGATGTGGACGACCGGCGTTTCCTGGCCCCCGGACTGGACATGCCTGCACGGATTCAAACGTGGTGCAAGGAACATGGTGGAGAAGTGCCCACCACCCGTGGGGAAGTGGTGCGCGCGGTGCTCAGGAGCCTCGCGAGGCAGTACGGTCAGGTGATCAAAGACCTCCAATCCACCACCGGCAAAACCCTCCAGCAGCTGCACATTGTGGGAGGGGGAGCCCACATCGAACCCTTGTGCCAGTGGACAGCCAACGAGACGGGCCTCACCGTGCTGGCGGGACCCACCGACGGCACCCTGCTGGGCAATGCCCTCACCCAGGCCATGTTTGTGCGGGGCTGGAGTCTCTCTGAAGCCAGAGAAAAACTGAAACAGAACATCAAGCCCAGGGTGTTCACACCTGCCGTTTTGCAGGTGTGA
- a CDS encoding (Fe-S)-binding protein produces the protein MKVDLFITCLNDALFAQTGKATVELLRRLGQEVHFNAHQTCCGQMHFNTGYQKDALVLIRKFVQDFQDSEVIVAPSGSCVAMIRDLYPRAAEWAGDHQLLAEVQKLAEKTFELSEFIVNVLEVEDVGAYYPHKVTYHPTCHAARVLRVGEAPLKLLRNVRGLELLELPNKDQCCGFGGTFAVKNAETSTAMLSDKASSIMQTRAEACTAGDNSCLLHIGGGLSRMQSGTRTVHYAEILASTEGQVLR, from the coding sequence ATGAAAGTCGATTTGTTCATCACCTGCCTGAACGACGCACTCTTTGCCCAGACCGGCAAGGCCACCGTTGAGCTGCTCAGGCGCCTCGGGCAGGAGGTGCACTTCAATGCCCACCAGACCTGTTGCGGTCAAATGCACTTCAACACCGGTTACCAGAAAGACGCCCTGGTCCTGATCCGCAAGTTTGTCCAGGATTTCCAGGACAGTGAGGTGATCGTGGCCCCGTCAGGAAGTTGCGTCGCCATGATCCGCGACCTGTACCCCAGGGCCGCAGAGTGGGCCGGGGACCATCAGTTGCTGGCAGAGGTTCAGAAACTGGCCGAGAAGACCTTTGAACTTTCCGAATTCATTGTGAATGTGCTCGAGGTGGAAGACGTGGGGGCGTACTACCCCCACAAAGTCACCTACCATCCGACCTGCCACGCTGCAAGGGTGCTGAGGGTGGGGGAAGCGCCTCTGAAGCTCCTGCGGAACGTGCGGGGCCTGGAACTGCTGGAGTTGCCCAACAAAGACCAGTGTTGTGGTTTCGGGGGCACTTTTGCGGTGAAAAACGCGGAGACCAGCACCGCCATGCTTTCAGATAAGGCCTCCAGCATCATGCAGACCCGGGCGGAAGCCTGCACAGCAGGAGACAACTCCTGCCTGCTGCACATCGGAGGGGGACTCTCCAGAATGCAGAGCGGCACCCGGACCGTGCATTACGCCGAGATTCTGGCCAGCACTGAAGGTCAGGTGCTCCGGTGA
- a CDS encoding LutB/LldF family L-lactate oxidation iron-sulfur protein encodes MSGGGIHPQKTFVDAAHDTLSNTQMRRNLRHVTTAIRDKRSRVVSEVENWEELREVASGIKQHVLENLDTYLLQLEESVHKAGGQVHWASNAQEAREIVAKIALQHQAKEVIKIKSITTDEIELNDFLQGRGVAAIETDLAELIVQLSHDRPSHILVPAIHKNRAEVKDLFNETLGAGLETDEPVQIAGAARTYLREKFFSVKMAVSGANFAIAETGTVCIVESEGNGRMCLTLPEVLVSIMGIEKVLPRWEDLAVFLEMLPRSSTAERMNPYNSMWTGVRENDGPKEFHLVLLDNGRTEVLKDEVGAQSLKCIRCSACLNVCPVYERAGGHAYGSVYPGPIGAILTPQLLDMKDDKANTLPYASSLCGACYDACPVKINIPEVLIYLRGKVTEKKGTTLESLALKSMLWVMSEPHRFEGALKLGRIGQGPLTRDGKFTALPGLLSGWTHSRDLPELPGKSFREWWKEEGQ; translated from the coding sequence GTGAGCGGGGGGGGCATCCACCCACAGAAAACCTTTGTGGACGCTGCGCACGACACCCTGTCCAACACCCAGATGCGCAGAAACCTCCGGCACGTCACGACGGCCATTCGGGACAAACGCAGCCGGGTGGTCTCTGAAGTGGAGAACTGGGAGGAACTCCGTGAGGTGGCCTCCGGGATCAAACAGCACGTGCTGGAGAACCTGGACACTTACCTTCTGCAGCTTGAAGAAAGCGTCCACAAGGCCGGCGGACAGGTGCACTGGGCCTCCAATGCCCAGGAGGCCCGCGAGATCGTCGCAAAGATTGCCCTGCAGCACCAGGCAAAAGAAGTCATCAAGATCAAGAGCATCACCACCGACGAAATCGAACTGAACGACTTTCTGCAGGGCCGGGGGGTCGCGGCCATCGAGACCGATCTGGCGGAACTGATCGTGCAACTCTCCCATGACCGGCCCAGCCACATTCTGGTCCCGGCCATTCACAAAAACCGCGCGGAAGTGAAAGACCTCTTCAATGAAACCCTGGGTGCGGGCCTGGAGACCGACGAACCTGTGCAGATTGCAGGAGCGGCCCGCACTTACTTGCGGGAAAAATTCTTCAGTGTGAAGATGGCGGTGTCCGGAGCAAACTTTGCCATCGCAGAGACCGGTACCGTGTGCATTGTGGAATCGGAAGGCAACGGACGCATGTGCCTAACCCTTCCCGAGGTGCTGGTCTCCATCATGGGCATTGAAAAGGTGCTCCCCAGGTGGGAGGACCTGGCGGTCTTTCTGGAGATGCTGCCCCGTTCCTCGACCGCAGAGCGCATGAACCCCTACAACAGCATGTGGACCGGGGTCAGGGAAAACGATGGTCCGAAGGAATTCCATCTGGTGCTTCTGGACAATGGCCGCACCGAGGTCCTCAAAGATGAGGTGGGTGCCCAGTCCCTCAAATGCATTCGCTGTTCGGCCTGCCTGAACGTGTGCCCGGTGTATGAGCGGGCTGGAGGTCACGCTTATGGGAGTGTTTATCCTGGTCCCATCGGTGCGATCCTGACCCCGCAGTTGTTGGACATGAAGGATGACAAGGCCAACACCTTGCCTTACGCCTCATCTCTGTGCGGGGCGTGTTATGACGCCTGCCCGGTCAAAATCAACATCCCAGAGGTGCTGATCTACCTGCGTGGGAAAGTCACCGAGAAGAAAGGCACCACCCTGGAATCCCTGGCTTTGAAGAGCATGCTGTGGGTGATGAGTGAGCCCCACCGTTTTGAGGGGGCTTTGAAACTTGGGCGCATTGGGCAGGGACCCCTGACCAGGGATGGCAAATTCACGGCCCTGCCCGGTTTGCTTTCGGGCTGGACCCATTCCCGTGACCTGCCTGAATTGCCAGGCAAATCCTTCCGGGAATGGTGGAAGGAGGAGGGACAGTGA